The following are from one region of the Dreissena polymorpha isolate Duluth1 chromosome 2, UMN_Dpol_1.0, whole genome shotgun sequence genome:
- the LOC127865635 gene encoding protein jagged-2-like, whose amino-acid sequence MLLGIACLALTQVIFYRGYSVEACRSDHDCPPCADYNLHATCVDIHGDHRPPYCDCKQVACRQDSDCNCGSETFQANCHHQSGHQQSVCSSCHPVHCDPSPCLTNTQICVAEQYFGSNHMVTYYSCKDRCSEFCSNGTICMMNYRSGVHECKDPCVPNPCSSGKTCVDKKDNPFYVCEAPHTTSKPTVPPTTTEPSTSRTTHQTTTGAASTSSPVPTQAPPDCSQFNFTLHGCRDNSACDLPHVLEVICPYPNEAKYCPTKCGCCSTPLIG is encoded by the exons ATGCTCTTGGGTATCGCATGTTTAGCGCTAACACAAGTGATATTTTACAGAG GTTACTCTGTTGAGGCATGCCGTAGCGACCATGACTGCCCCCCCTGTGCAGATTACAACTTGCACGCCACATGTGTTGACATTCACGGGGACCACAGACCGCCCTATTGTGATTGCAAGCaag TTGCATGCAGGCAAGACAGTGACTGTAACTGTGGAAGTGAAACATTTCAAGCAAATTGTCATCATCAATCGGGACACCAACAGTCCGTGTGTAGCAGTTGCCATCCAG TCCATTGTGATCCCAGTCCGTGTCTTACCAATACGCAGATTTGTGTAGCAGAACAATACTTTGGGTCAAACCACATGGTAACCTACTACAGTTGCAAGG ATCGTTGTAGCGAGTTTTGCTCGAATGGAACGATCTGCATGATGAACTATAGGAGTGGCGTTCACGAGTGTAAAG ACCCGTGTGTACCAAATCCTTGTTCAAGTGGGAAGACCTGTGTTGATAAGAAAGATAATCCATTCTACGTATGTGAAG CTCCACACACAACTTCAAAACCAACTGTTCCACCGACCACAACAGAACCAAGCACATCCAGAACAACTCACCAAACGACCACAGGAGCAGCTAGCACATCGTCACCTGTACCCACGCAGGCACCGCCGGATTGCTCTCAGTTCA ACTTCACATTACATGGATGCCGCGACAACTCGGCCTGCGATCTGCCTCATGTGCTGGAAGTCATATGTCCGTACCCCAATGAGGCGAAGTATTGTCCTACGAAATGTGGATGTTGCTCAACCCCGTTGATAGGCTAA